Proteins from a genomic interval of Kiritimatiellia bacterium:
- a CDS encoding metalloregulator ArsR/SmtB family transcription factor, translated as MNFQQAIIRAKILKTLAHPVRVLIVDKLAKGECCVCELNALADIDQSNVSRHLARLKKAGIVADRRAGMRVFYRLQTPCILNALQCAIAVMKTKSTASSLKHGKP; from the coding sequence GTGAACTTTCAACAGGCAATAATCCGCGCAAAAATACTGAAGACGCTCGCCCACCCGGTGCGCGTCCTGATCGTGGACAAGCTTGCGAAGGGCGAATGCTGTGTCTGCGAATTGAACGCCCTGGCCGATATTGACCAGTCCAATGTTTCCCGGCACCTTGCCCGCCTGAAAAAAGCTGGGATTGTTGCCGACCGCCGGGCGGGTATGCGGGTGTTTTATCGTTTGCAAACCCCCTGTATTTTGAACGCCCTGCAATGCGCGATTGCAGTCATGAAGACGAAATCAACAGCCAGTAGCCTGAAGCAC